The region GCTCGCGCTGCGGGATGCGGTGATCGAGCGGCTGGGGGATGTGATCCGCCTCGGCCATCGCCTCATCGATGTGCGCAGCGGTGATGAGGGCCGCGAGATCGCGCGGTTCGAGAACGCCTCGGGGCTTCAGGTCGAGGCCGAAGGCGACGTGATCGTCGGCGCCGACGGCATCCACTCCGCCCTGCGTGCCCTGCGTTATCCGGCCGAGGGAGCCCCGCCGTGGAGTGGTCTGACGCTGTGGCGCGGCGTCGCCGTGGTGCCCGGGTTCCTCGACGGGCGCACCATGATCATGGCGGGCGACCCCGAGCAGAAGTTCGTCGCCTATCCCCTCGCCCCCGAGCAGGGCGACCAGGGGGTGCGGGTGAACTTCATCGCCGAGCGCCGCGGCACCGGCTCCCCCGACGCCGACTGGAACCGCTCGGTCGAGCCCGAGCCGATCGCCGCGCTGTTCGAGGGCTGGACCTATGACTGGCTCGACATCCCTGCGGTCATCGCGGCTGCCGAGCAGATCCTCGAGTACCCGATGGTCGACCGCGACGCCCTCCCGCAATGGACCTTCGGGCGCACCACCCTGCTCGGCGACGCAGCCCATGCGATGTACCCGAACGGCTCGAACGGAGGATCCCAGGCGATCCTCGATGCACGCACCCTCGCCTTCCACCTCGCGACCGCAGCCGACATCGACGCTGCGCTGGCCGGCTACGAAGAAGATCGTCGTCCGGCGATGACCGCGCTTCTGTCGACCACCCGCGCGACCGGACCCGAGCGCGTGATGCAGATCGCACGCGAGCGCGCACCCGAGGGCTTCGCCGACATCCACGAGGTGATCCCGGCCGAAGAGCTCGAAGAGGTGGCGAACGGCTACAAGCGCGCCGCAGGCTTCCACCCCGCGACGCTCAACGAGCGCGCGTCGCTGTCGGCGGTGCGCGCATGACGTTCGACGCGCTGCCGTTCCCCTCGTTGACCCCCGCCTTCGACGTCACCGTCGACCTCGCCCCGCCGGAGGTGCACGGTGCGACCAGCGCAGGCTTCCGACGCGTCGTGCCGATCATGGGAGGCCGCATCAGCGGCAGTATCGACGCCGACCTTCTGCCCGGTGGCGCCGACTGGCAGCTCGTGCGTGCCGACGGCACCATCGAGGTGGATGCCCGCTATTCGGCGCGCACGGCCGATGGCGACCTGCTTCTGCTGCACGCCTCGGGGCTGCGCACAGGAACGCCAGATGTTCTCGACTGCCTGGCCCGCGGGGAAGATGTCGACCCGCACGACTACACCTTCCGCACCGTGGTGCGCATCGAGACAGCATCGCGGAAGCTGGACGCGCTTCAGCGCTCGCTGTTCCTGGCATCCGCCGAGCGCCAGGCGAACGCGGTGCGCTACCGTGCGCACCGCGTCGGCTGACGTGGCTGTCGACCGTCGGGGCGGCGGGAACGCCGGTTACGCTGGTGCCGTGGGTGAGATCGCACTGACCACAGAGGGCCCCGTCCGCGGCATCCGCCGACCCGACGGGTCGCTCGCGTTCCTCGGCATCCCGTACGCCGCCCCGCCGACCGGACGGCGCCGCTTCCAGCCTCCGCAGCCGGTCCCGCCGTGGACCGAACCGCTCGATGCGACCGAGTACGGTCCGACTCCGCAGCGGCGCGAGGAGCCCAATGCGATCATCCCCGAGCCGAGCATCCCCGGGTCGGCGACCCTGAACCTCAACGTCTTCACGCCGGCTCTCGACGGCCGGGCGCCCGTGCTCGTCTGGATCCACGGCGGCGGGTACTCATCGGGCTCGGCGGCCAGCCCCTGGTACGACGGGCGCGCATTCGTGCGCGACGGCGTCGTCGTCGTCGCGATCTCGTACCGCCTCGGCTTCGACGGCTTCGGGGTGATCGACGGCGCCTCAGACAACCGCGGCGTGCGCGACTGGATCGCAGCCCTCGAATGGGTGCAGCGCAGCATCGCCGGATTCGGCGGCGACCCCTCGCGCGTCACCATCGCGGGGCAGTCGGCTGGCGGTGGCGCGGTGCTGACGCTGTTCGGGATGCCCGCGGCGCAGCATCTGTTCCATGCCGGCATCTCGCTCAGCGGCGCTCTCGGCGACCTGCCCCGTGAGCACGCCCGCGAGCGCAGTGCACGCCTGGCCGGGATGGTCGGCTGCGAGCCGACGCTCGACGGCTTCCGCGGCGTGAAGGAACGCGAGCTGACGAGGCGGCAGTACGAGGCATCCCTGCTCGGCAAGACCGGCCTGGCAGCGACGACCGCGACCCTCACCGACGGGCTGCCATGGGGGCCGGTGATCGACGGAGAGCTGATCACCCGTCCGACGATCGACTCGTTCGCGGCGGGCGTCGGCGCCGACAAGCCGCTGCTGCTCGGCGCCACAGACGACGAGTTCACGATGGTGTTCGACAGCGCCCCGCGCATCCTGCGGTGGGTGCCGGTGCCGCTCGCCCTGCGCATCGTCGAGAAGACCGGCACGCTGCGCCGCGGCTGGCGCCGCGCGAATCGCGCCCGTCGCGGCTCGGGCGCGGCCCTCGGCCGCTTCGTCACCGATCGCGTGTTCCGCTCGCTCGTGGTGCGGGTCGCCGAGACCCGACGGGATGCCCGCACCTGGACATATCGGTTCGCCTGGGCCTCGCCGACCAACCGGTGGTCGTTCCACTGCCTTGACGTGCCGTTCTGGTTCGACTGCCTCGACGATCAGCACGTCGCCCGCATCGCCGGCACCGACCCCCCGCAGCACCTGGCCGACGAGATGCACGCCGCCGCTGTCGCCTTCGTCCGCGACGGCGAGCCCGGCTGGCCGGCCTGGCGCACCGAACCGGGGATGACGCGGGTCTTCGGCGACCAGCCGGCCCTGTCGCGCTCGGCCTACGACGACGCCCTGCCCCTCGTCTGAGGGGCAGGTGCCGGTGTCGCATCGAAGCGGTTCAGCTCACTTGCCCATGCCGAGGGTGAGACCCTCGGTGAGTCGCCGGCCGACCCAGAGGTAGATCGCCAGCATCGGCAGCACGACGATGCAGAGGCCGGCGAACAGGCCACCCCAATCCGCGCCCGAGTACGTCTGCTGCTGGATGAACGAGATCAGCGCCACCGGCAGGGTGTACTTGTCGGTCGACTGCAGCAGGGTCAGCGCCAGGAGCGTCTCGTTCCAGTGCGAGATCACCTGCAGCACGAACGCCGTCAGGATTCCGCCCTTGGCGAGCGGCAGCGTGATGCGCCAGAACGTGCCGAACGCCGTGACGCCGTCGAGGGCGGCGGCCTCCTCCATCTCCAGCGGCAGGGAGCGGAAGAACGCGGTGAGAAGGAACACGGTGAACGGCATCGAGACGCCGATGTACACGAGGTTGAGGCCGATCAGGCTGTCGGTGAGGTACACCTCGTTCAGCATGACGAAGAGCGGGATCACGATCACCTGTGCGGGAATGCCGAGCCCGAGCACGAAGTACAGGGTGAGCGAGTTCGTCACGCGATTCTCGACGCGGCTCAGATAGTAGGCGGCCGGTGCCGCGATGGCCACCGTCAGGAACGACGAGACCACGGTCGTGACGACGCTGTTCATGGTCGCGGTGGCGAAGTCGCCCACCGTCCACGCGGTCACGAAGTTGACCGGGTCGAGCGAGGTCGGCATCCCCCACGGGTCGTTGAGGATCGAGCGCGTGTCGCGGAACGCCTGGACGACCATCCAGGCCATCCACCCGATGTTCAGCGCGACGAAGATCCACAGCAGCACGAGGCCGATGCCCCGCAGCACGCTGCGATCGCGTCCGATGGCAGCACGGCGCGGACGGGAACGCGGGCCCTTCGGCACGATCAGCGTGCGCGTCGTCTGGTCCGATGCGGGTGAGGGGGCGGTGAGTGTCACGGTCATCTCCTAGAACTCGATCGCTTCACGCTTCATCGCGCGGCGCAGCAGCAGCACCAGCACCGACACGAGGGCGAGGGAGAGCACCGCGGATGCCGACGCGGCACCGTATGCGGGCACCGACTCCCCCGAGAACGCCGTCACGTAGGTGTACACGGCGGTGGTCCAGGTCTGCGTCGGCGGCATGCCCTGGCCGCTGGATCCCCCGAACACCCAGATGATCTCGAAGATCTTCACCGAGGAGATCGTCCACAGCACGGCGCAGGTGCCGAAGACGTCCCAGGTGAGCGGCAGGATCACGTAGCGCAGCCGCTGGAAGGCGTTGGCGCCGGCCAGCGCGCAGTCCTCGTAGTAGTACGGCGGGATGCGGTCGACCCCCGCCATGAGGATCGTGGTGAAGTAGCCGGTGGTGATCCAGATCAGCATCACCATGATGAGCGGGAAGAGGTTGTCCTGGGCGAGCCAGGCCGGTGGCTCCTTCACGCCCAGACCCCCGAGCAGGGTGTTCACCAGACCGCCCGGGTTGAAGATGAACCCGGCGAGCACCCCGAAGATCATGGCGTTCACCAGGTGCGGGAAGAAGATCACCGAGCGGGCGACCTTGCGCCCGACCATGTCGCGCAGCACCAGCGTCAGGCCGAACGCGATGACGAAGATCGCGATGCCCACCACGAACAGCAGCAGCAGCGTGTTGCCGAACGAGCGCAGGAACAGCTGATCTGAGAACAGACGGACGTAGTTGCCCAGGCCGACGAACTCCATGGGGCCGGCGCCGGCCCACTTGTTGAAGCTGATCCACACGGCGAAGATCGCGGGGACGACGAACAGCACCGTGTAGAACACGAACGCCGGTCCGACGAAGGGCACGAACAGTCGCCGCCTCGCCTTGTCGATCGTGCTGCCACCGCCGTGCCGCCCGCGACGAGCGACACGGCCGGCGGGCACGGCCACCACAGCGGCCTCGGTCATGAGTTCTGCTTCCAGTAGTCGATCTGCCCGCTCTTCATCGTCTTCACGAACTGCGCGGCGTCGGTCTTGCCGAGCACGAGATCGTTGATCGCGGGCCACAGCAGCTTCTCGGTGTACCCGGGGAAGCTGATGCCGTCGTTCTGCAGGAAGTACGAGCCGGCGCCGTCGAGCGCGGACTTCACCGACGTCATCTCCTCGCTGACCGCGGCATCCTGACGGATCGGCAGGATCTTGGCGTCGGTACCGAGGGCATCCTGGTACTCCTTGCGCAGGAAGAACGAGGCGAGCTTCTGCGCATTTCCCTCGTTGCGAGCCCTGGCGGGCACCGCGAATCCGACGAAGTCGGCCCGCTCGGCGTCGCTGCCGCCGTCGATCAGCGGGAACGGGAACGACGAGTACTCGAACCCGTCAGCGGCGTACGGCCCGGTCTCGGTCGGGATCCAGGTGCCATTGAAGAGCAGGGCGGCCTTGTTGTCGGCCCATGCCTGCTGCTGCGCCGGCCACTTGCTCGCGTTGTAGCCGTCGATGAAGTAGTTCCCGTCGACGAGCTGCTCGACGAGCTGAGCGGCCTCGAGCGCCTCGTCCGAGTCCCATGCCTCGCCGGTCTCGTCTGCGGCCATCTCCTTGAGGGAGCCGGGGCCGGCGATGCGGATCATCGCCGAGGTGTACCAGTACGCGTTGTAGCCGGCCACGTCGCCGTCGATCGCGAGAGGGGTCTCGCCCGCGGCCTTCATGACGTCCATGACCGAGAGGAAGTCGTCCCAGGTCTTGGGCGGGCTCTCCACCAGCTCGGGGTGCGCCGAGGCGTTGAACCAGAACGCGTCGCTGGTGAGCGAGTAGGGCAGCATCCAGGGCGCGTCCGCGCCGTCCACCGTGAGCACGTCGCCCTTCAGGTACGCTTCCGGCACGAGCGCCGAGACCTTCTCGCCCTCGACGTCCGCGTCGTAGGCCTGGTCGAGCGGCTTCGCCTGGCCGGTCTCGGCAAGCACCGGAGCCAGACGCGCGAACGAGCCGTCGACGAGATCGGGGACCTTGTTCGTGTTGAGCGTCGGCACGACCTTCTTCACGTTGTCGCGCCCCTGCCACTGCACGTTCACCTCGATGCCGGTCTCCTTCTCGAAGTCGGCGATCGCAGCCGCGACGACCTTCTGCTGCGCTTCGCCCTCCTTCCACATCGACCAGTAGGTGAGCTCCTTCGACTCCGTGCCCGCGCTGCCTGATGCGCATCCGGCTGCGGAGAGCGCGACCGCGCCAATGAGGACGAGTGCTGAGAGCTTTCGGGACTTCGCCATCGGATTTCCTTCCGTCTGAGAGCGGCTTCTTCGCCTGCGTCGGTTGACTCTCGCTCTCACACAAGAGAGCAATCAAGGAGTAATCCCGAAATCGTGCCGACCGTTACGCCCCAATACCCCGGATGACGTCATCCATGCCACGGAAAGCCAGGAGAGGAATCGAGGAATACGTCTTTATTTCTCTCTTGCACGACCACAGAATCGGAGGAAGTGGAACGGAGGGGGATCGTCATGGCCGGAAAGCGCACTGCATCCGTGCGAGACGCGGAGTCGCGCGGGCTCAAGTTCGAGGTTCTCGCGGACCAGTTGCGCCGCGGCATCCTCGCCGGCACCTGGACGGCCGGACAGAAGCTTCCGACGGAGCAGGAGCTCTCGAAGGAGACCGGCCTGTCGCTGACGACCGTGCGCCGTGCGTTCGACGAACTGGTCGCAGAGAGGATCGTCGTTCGCCGCCAGGGCGCCGGCAGCTTCGTCGCTCATACGCGACCGCGAGAGCAGAATGCACGCCGGCGCATCGGCGTGCTGCTTCCCGACACGCAGCTGTATTACCCGCGTGTGCTGCAGGGCATAGACGAGTCGCTGTCAGCCGCCGGCGCATCCCTTCAGCTGGCCACGTACCGATACCGTCCGGAACGTGAAGACGAGGCGATCGCCTCACTCCTCGACGCCGGTGTCGACGGTCTGCTGCTCGCGCCGACCCTGACCGGACTCGAGGCGCCGTTCGAACGCGCGCAGGAGCTGCTGGCGCTGCCCGTTCCCGTCGTCCTCGTCGAGCGCAGCCTGCAGGAGCTGGGCCCTGCCGACACCACCGAGCATGTCTGCTCGGATCACGCCGGCGGGGCGTTCGACGCGGTGCGCCACCTCGCGCGCCTGGGTCACACGCGCATCGCGCTTCTCACCCGCTCGCGCACCGTCACCGAGTACGGCGTCGTCCAGGGCTACCGGCGTGCGATCGACGACCTCGGCCTTCCCGCAGGGCTGGAGTTCTCGCAGGGCAAGGCCGAGTGGGTGGCGGACGCGGCCTCGTCGGCGCTGCGCGCCGTGCGCGACTTCGAGGCCACAGCCGCGCTCGTGTTCGGTGACCGCGAGGCCACGATGCTCGAGGGAGCCGCGAACCGCGACGGCATCTCGATACCGGATGACCTCGCGATGGTCTCGTACGACGACGAGGTCGCGGATCTGGCCGGGGTCCCACTGACCGCGGTCGCCCCACCGAAGTACCGCATCGGCCGGATGGCCGGAGACATCATGCTGCGGCGGCTCGTCGAGGGCGACGAATGCCCGCTGCATCAGATCAGGCTCCGCCCGCGGATCGTGGTCAGGCGCTCGTGTGGCGCCGACCGGCAGCATGACCACAACTGACGAACACCGAACGACAGCCGACGAGGAGAACACGTGCGCATCGGATTGATCGGGGCAGGAGCGGTCGCGCCGTTCCACATCGCGGCGGCGACGGCCCTGGAGGGCATCGAGCTGACCGCCGTGTGCGACATCGACGCGGCCATCGCCCGTCGCGCGGCCTCAGGAAGCAGGGCGGCGGTATACACCGACCATCGAGCCATGCTCGAGGCGGGCGTCGTCGATGCCGTCATCGTGAACACGCCGCACGCACTGCACCTGCCGATGACGCAGGATGCCGCTGCCGCCGGTGTCCACGTCATGGTCGAGAAGCCCATGGCCACGACGGTGGACGACTGCGGTCGGCTGATCTCGGCCTGCAACCGGGCCGGGGTGGCGCTCACCGTGGGCCATATCCAGCACTTCATGCCCGACAAGCTCGCGGCACGACGGGTGATCGACTCGGGCGAGCTGGGCGCCGTGCGGATGATCCGTGACAACCGCAGCACCGATTACCGCCCCGGAACCCGTCCTGCGTGGTTCTTCGCACCGGCGATCGCGGGCGGCGGAGCGCTGATGAACATCGGCGGCCACTGCCTCGATCGATCACTGTGGCTCGGCGACGGGCGGGCGGTCGAGGTCATGGCGAGTGCGGTGAACCGCTTCGGGGCAGCCGTCGAGACCGATGGCGGGATGCTGGTTCGCCTCGACAACGGCGTCGGCGTGACCATCGCGGTGATCAGCGACCCCGCCACGCGCGGCGACAGCATGACGGTCGTCTGCGAGGAGGGGGTCATCGAGCTCGACCCGCGTCAGGGCGCGACCGTGCACGTCGACGGCCGCTCCCGGGTCGTGCACTCCGTCGGCGAGCACGACATCCAGAACGCGTTCACGGCGCAGCTGGCGGACTTCGCGGCCGTGATCGGCGGCGCAGACCCCGCTGTGCCGCTCAGCCACGCGCGCCACGTGGTCGAGGTCGTGCTGGCCGCCTACCGCTCCGCGCAGGAAGGGACGACCGTGGCCATCGCACGAGAGGAGGTCGTCGCGTGACATCCACCCGGCCGAACATCGTGATGGTCGTCAGCGACGATCAGGGCCCGTGGGCCCTCGGCGCCGCAGGCAACCACGAGATCCGCACCCCCGTGCTCGACGAGCTCGCCGAGCGCGGCGTGCGCCTGGATCGGTTCTTCTGCGCGTCGCCCGTGTGCTCCCCGGCGCGCGCATCTCTGCTCACCGGCCGCATTCCCTCAGCGCACGGTGTGCACGACTACCTCGACGGCGTCCACGCCGGTCCGGCCAGCCGCGACCATCTGCAGGGCTTCACGACCCTGACCGACGCGCTGGCCGACGCCGGATACCGTCTCGGGCTGTCGGGCAAGTGGCACCTGGGCGCGAGCGACGTCCCCCGTCGCGGTTTCGTGCACTGGTACGCGCTGGAGGGCGGGGGCAGCCCGTACCACGACGCCGTGATGTACCGCGGTGCTGAACGCGAGCACGTGACCGGCTATCTCACCGACGTCATCGCCGACGATGCCGTCGCGTTCATCGACGCAGAGCAGGCGCACGACGCGCCCTTCTTCCTGGCCGTGAACTTCACGGCGCCGCACAAGCCCTTCGCCGGCCAGCATCCCGACGAGTACACCGCGCTCTACCGCGACTGCGCGTTCGACACCTGCCCGCAGGAGCAGCCGCACCCCTGGCTGCAGACGCTGGACGGGGCGCCGATCGGCGGCGAGTCAGACGCGCGCGAAGCCCTGATCGGGTACTTCGCCGCCGTCACCGCGATGGATGCCGCGATCGGCCGCATCATCGATGCCCTGCGGAGGAACGACCGCGAGGACGACACGATCGTCGTCTTCCTCAGCGACAACGGCTTCAGCTGCGGACAGCACGGATTCTGGGGCAAGGGGAACGGCACCTTCCCCATGAACATGTACGACGAGTCGGTGATGGTCCCGTTCATCGTCTCGGCGCCGTGGATGCTGCCCTCCGGCGCCGTGGACGATCGGCTGCACAGCGCATACGACCTGCCCGCCACTCTGATGGAGCTGGCGGGCCTCGACGGATCGCCCTTCGAATCAGGGCCGGGACGCAGCTTCGCCGCCGCGCTGCGCGGTGATCTCACCGCGGCGCCCGCCGAGCAGCGTCCCGTCGTGGTGCACAGCGAGTACGGCCCGGTGCGGATGATCCGCACACACGATCGCAAGTACGTGCACCGGCATCCGTACGGGCCGCACGAGCTGTACGACCTGGCCGCCGATCCGCGCGAGCGGCGCAACCTCGCCGACCTGCCGTCGCACCGTGGCGAGGTCGCACGTCTGCGCGGCATGCTGCACGACTGGTTCGCCGAGCACTCCGCGGCGGACGCCGACGGCCAGGGGCTCCCCGTGTTCGGCGCCGGGCAGACCCGGCCGCTCGGCGACGACCCGCTCGGCGCCTTCGCCCTGCCCGGCTGGGACGGTGCCCGATGACCCGGCCGAACATCCTGCTGATCGTCTCGGATGATCACGGTCATGCCGACCGCTCCGCACTCGGGACGCCAGGGGTGCACACGCCCGTGCTGGATCGCATCGCAGCGGAAGGGGCGACGTTCACCGACGCCTACGTCACGGCGCCGATCTGCTCGCCGTCGCGAGCGGCGATCATGACGGGTCGCTATCAGCAGCGGTGGGGCGGGCTCTGGTTCGACTCGGCCGACCTCGGCACCGCCGCGACCGTCGCCGAACGCCTGCGCGACGCGGGCTACACCACCGGCTACTTCGGCAAGGTGCACTACGGCGACGAGACCGTGACCGACCGTGGTGCTCCCCCGAACCACGGCTTCGACGAGTCGTTCTACGGACTGGCGGGGCAGTCGATGGGCCGCCTGCACTACCTGCACCATTCGGACGCGGCTACCACCGCGTACGGCGAGGCTGCCGAGCCGATGGGCGTACAGCCGTTCTGGTCGGGAGATCAGCCGGCCGAGTTCGATGGCTTCACGACCGACGAGATCGCCGATCGGGCGATCGACTTCATCCGCAGGCGCGCCGCCGACGGCCCGTTCTTCGCCACCGTGGCGTTCAACGCCGTGCACAACTTCTGCTGGCAGCTGCCCGAGGAGGAGCTGCAGGCCCGCGGGCTCGCGGGCTATGAGGACTGGAACCCCGGCGCATCCCGCTACCTCGACTGGTACGACGGCGCCATCAGCCCGAATCTGCCCGACGGACGGGCCTACTACCTGGCTCAGCTCGATCTCATGGATCGCGCGATCGGCCGGCTCCTCGATGCGGTCGAGGCGCAGGATGCCTCATCGGAGACGATCGTGGTGTACCTGACGGACAACGGCGGCTCGCAGTGCAACTACGGCGACAACGGCGGGCTGCGGGGCTCGAAGTACACGCTGTGGGAGGGCGGCATCCGGGTCCCGTTCCTGGTCAGGTGGCCGGGCGTCGCCGAGCCGGGCAGCATCGTCGGCGATCCAGTCAGTGCGCTCGATCTGGCATCCACCTTCGTCTCGGCGGCAGGCCTGCCTGCCTCGCCGGACGACGACGGATGCGACCTGCGTTCGCTGCTGTCGACGGCGCGCGATGCATCCGCTCATCCGGCCGAGCGCGAGCTGCACTGGGACTGCGGCTGGCAGTGGGCCGTTCGGCGAGGCGGATGGAAACTTCTGTCGGTCGCGGGAGACGACCCCATCGCCGCTCATGTGCGTGCGGTCGAGCACACAGAGACGGGTGACGGCCTGATCCTGACCGACCTCGCAGGAGATCCGGGTGAGCGCGACAACCTCGCCAGCCGCCGGCCGCGGCTCGTCGCCGAACTGCAGCAGGCCCACCGGAGGTGGCGCGAAGAGGTCGGCCTGCCGCCGGACCCGCCTATCCGGCCCTGACCCGTCAGGCCCTGACCCGGCAGGCCCTGACCGCTGACTCGGGGTAGGTCGCGGCGAGAGCGTCGCGGCCCGCCCATGCGTCTCCGGTCTCGTCGAGCATGCGCATCAGCGCGTCGGCGAGCAGCGCGGCGGCGGGGTCGTCCGGCCTGCTGTCGAGCTCGAACGGGTCGCGCCGGAGCTCGAAGTACTCGACCTCCAGCCCGTCGGACGGATGCCAGGTGGCCACGATCTTCTCGTCGCGCGTGCGCAGTCCCCTGGCGCTCGTCGGGTCCGAGCGTGCGGGGTACCGCAGGTACAGGGCGGCATCGCTCGGGTCTCCCTCGCGGGCGGATGCGGACGTCGCGAGGAGTGCGGCTGAGCGGTCGCGCCCTGCCATCCGCGGATCTCGCGTCGTGACACCGGCGAGCCCCAGAATCGTCGGCGCGAAGTCGAGCGAGTCGATCAGCACGTCGGCCTTCCCCGCCGGGACGAGCCCCGGAGAGTGCACGATGAGCGGAAGGCGCATCGACTCCTCGTACGCCACGTTCTTGTACATCAGCCCGTGACTGCCCAGCTGCATGCCGTGGTCGGAGGTGAACAGGATGACCGTCGGGCGTGCACCGCCGCGCCTCTCCACTGCGGCGGCGAGCCGGCCGACCTGCTCGTCGACACCTGTGACGGCGGCGAAGTAGTCGCGCGCGATCGCCGCCGCCTCGGCACTCGCCTCGGTGCCCCACGGCACATTTGGGCGCGTGAGCAACGAGCGCTCGTCGAATTCGGCGTACATCCCGCGATAGCGCTCGGGCACCTGATCGAACGGCTGGTGCGGAGGATTGAGCGACAGCATCAGCGCGAACGGCTCGGCATCGTCGAGTCCGGCGATGTGCTCCACGGCGATGTCGGTCTCGTGCTCGGCCGACCAGCGGTCGACATCGACGCGCTCGTGCCGGCCGGCACCCGCGGTCCAGTAGTGCGGGGCGAGGTGCCGATCGGCCGCACCGTAGGAGTACCAGTAGTCGAAGCCGAACCGTCGGGCGGGCGGCGACCAGGCATCCCAGACCTTCCCGTCGTCGCGACGCCCCTCGCCCGACTGCTCGTCTTCCGCTGTCGGCGGTTCAAGATGCCACTTGCCGATGTAGCCGGTCCGGTAGCCGTGGTCGCGCAGGATGCTCGCCCACGTCGGCAGTCCGTCTCGCAGCCCCACGCCGTCGAGAGCCGACTCGGAGTGGACGTTGAGCGTGACCCCGTTCACCTCGGGCCGCATGCCGGTGAGGAACATGGCGCGATGGGGGCTGCACACCGGATAGCAGCTGACCGCCTGACGCGCCAGGCAGCCCGTGTCGGCGAGACGATCGAGATTCGGGGTGCTCACCGGGTCTTCGCCGAGG is a window of Microbacterium esteraromaticum DNA encoding:
- a CDS encoding flavin-dependent oxidoreductase, whose protein sequence is MKIVIVGAGIGGLATALSLEAAGLRDIEIHERSTEIRGLGVGLNLLPHAIRELTELGLAERISTLGVAPTTLSYMNRQGQLIWSEPRGVEAGYRWPQLSVHRGRLQLALRDAVIERLGDVIRLGHRLIDVRSGDEGREIARFENASGLQVEAEGDVIVGADGIHSALRALRYPAEGAPPWSGLTLWRGVAVVPGFLDGRTMIMAGDPEQKFVAYPLAPEQGDQGVRVNFIAERRGTGSPDADWNRSVEPEPIAALFEGWTYDWLDIPAVIAAAEQILEYPMVDRDALPQWTFGRTTLLGDAAHAMYPNGSNGGSQAILDARTLAFHLATAADIDAALAGYEEDRRPAMTALLSTTRATGPERVMQIARERAPEGFADIHEVIPAEELEEVANGYKRAAGFHPATLNERASLSAVRA
- a CDS encoding DUF3237 domain-containing protein produces the protein MTFDALPFPSLTPAFDVTVDLAPPEVHGATSAGFRRVVPIMGGRISGSIDADLLPGGADWQLVRADGTIEVDARYSARTADGDLLLLHASGLRTGTPDVLDCLARGEDVDPHDYTFRTVVRIETASRKLDALQRSLFLASAERQANAVRYRAHRVG
- a CDS encoding carboxylesterase/lipase family protein — encoded protein: MGEIALTTEGPVRGIRRPDGSLAFLGIPYAAPPTGRRRFQPPQPVPPWTEPLDATEYGPTPQRREEPNAIIPEPSIPGSATLNLNVFTPALDGRAPVLVWIHGGGYSSGSAASPWYDGRAFVRDGVVVVAISYRLGFDGFGVIDGASDNRGVRDWIAALEWVQRSIAGFGGDPSRVTIAGQSAGGGAVLTLFGMPAAQHLFHAGISLSGALGDLPREHARERSARLAGMVGCEPTLDGFRGVKERELTRRQYEASLLGKTGLAATTATLTDGLPWGPVIDGELITRPTIDSFAAGVGADKPLLLGATDDEFTMVFDSAPRILRWVPVPLALRIVEKTGTLRRGWRRANRARRGSGAALGRFVTDRVFRSLVVRVAETRRDARTWTYRFAWASPTNRWSFHCLDVPFWFDCLDDQHVARIAGTDPPQHLADEMHAAAVAFVRDGEPGWPAWRTEPGMTRVFGDQPALSRSAYDDALPLV
- a CDS encoding carbohydrate ABC transporter permease, with translation MTLTAPSPASDQTTRTLIVPKGPRSRPRRAAIGRDRSVLRGIGLVLLWIFVALNIGWMAWMVVQAFRDTRSILNDPWGMPTSLDPVNFVTAWTVGDFATATMNSVVTTVVSSFLTVAIAAPAAYYLSRVENRVTNSLTLYFVLGLGIPAQVIVIPLFVMLNEVYLTDSLIGLNLVYIGVSMPFTVFLLTAFFRSLPLEMEEAAALDGVTAFGTFWRITLPLAKGGILTAFVLQVISHWNETLLALTLLQSTDKYTLPVALISFIQQQTYSGADWGGLFAGLCIVVLPMLAIYLWVGRRLTEGLTLGMGK
- a CDS encoding carbohydrate ABC transporter permease is translated as MTEAAVVAVPAGRVARRGRHGGGSTIDKARRRLFVPFVGPAFVFYTVLFVVPAIFAVWISFNKWAGAGPMEFVGLGNYVRLFSDQLFLRSFGNTLLLLFVVGIAIFVIAFGLTLVLRDMVGRKVARSVIFFPHLVNAMIFGVLAGFIFNPGGLVNTLLGGLGVKEPPAWLAQDNLFPLIMVMLIWITTGYFTTILMAGVDRIPPYYYEDCALAGANAFQRLRYVILPLTWDVFGTCAVLWTISSVKIFEIIWVFGGSSGQGMPPTQTWTTAVYTYVTAFSGESVPAYGAASASAVLSLALVSVLVLLLRRAMKREAIEF
- a CDS encoding ABC transporter substrate-binding protein, yielding MAKSRKLSALVLIGAVALSAAGCASGSAGTESKELTYWSMWKEGEAQQKVVAAAIADFEKETGIEVNVQWQGRDNVKKVVPTLNTNKVPDLVDGSFARLAPVLAETGQAKPLDQAYDADVEGEKVSALVPEAYLKGDVLTVDGADAPWMLPYSLTSDAFWFNASAHPELVESPPKTWDDFLSVMDVMKAAGETPLAIDGDVAGYNAYWYTSAMIRIAGPGSLKEMAADETGEAWDSDEALEAAQLVEQLVDGNYFIDGYNASKWPAQQQAWADNKAALLFNGTWIPTETGPYAADGFEYSSFPFPLIDGGSDAERADFVGFAVPARARNEGNAQKLASFFLRKEYQDALGTDAKILPIRQDAAVSEEMTSVKSALDGAGSYFLQNDGISFPGYTEKLLWPAINDLVLGKTDAAQFVKTMKSGQIDYWKQNS
- a CDS encoding substrate-binding domain-containing protein; this encodes MAGKRTASVRDAESRGLKFEVLADQLRRGILAGTWTAGQKLPTEQELSKETGLSLTTVRRAFDELVAERIVVRRQGAGSFVAHTRPREQNARRRIGVLLPDTQLYYPRVLQGIDESLSAAGASLQLATYRYRPEREDEAIASLLDAGVDGLLLAPTLTGLEAPFERAQELLALPVPVVLVERSLQELGPADTTEHVCSDHAGGAFDAVRHLARLGHTRIALLTRSRTVTEYGVVQGYRRAIDDLGLPAGLEFSQGKAEWVADAASSALRAVRDFEATAALVFGDREATMLEGAANRDGISIPDDLAMVSYDDEVADLAGVPLTAVAPPKYRIGRMAGDIMLRRLVEGDECPLHQIRLRPRIVVRRSCGADRQHDHN
- a CDS encoding Gfo/Idh/MocA family oxidoreductase, which codes for MRIGLIGAGAVAPFHIAAATALEGIELTAVCDIDAAIARRAASGSRAAVYTDHRAMLEAGVVDAVIVNTPHALHLPMTQDAAAAGVHVMVEKPMATTVDDCGRLISACNRAGVALTVGHIQHFMPDKLAARRVIDSGELGAVRMIRDNRSTDYRPGTRPAWFFAPAIAGGGALMNIGGHCLDRSLWLGDGRAVEVMASAVNRFGAAVETDGGMLVRLDNGVGVTIAVISDPATRGDSMTVVCEEGVIELDPRQGATVHVDGRSRVVHSVGEHDIQNAFTAQLADFAAVIGGADPAVPLSHARHVVEVVLAAYRSAQEGTTVAIAREEVVA